DNA from Mesorhizobium loti R88b:
ATTCTCATAAGCCAGCAGGACATCGTCCCAGCGGAAGGCTTCACGGGCGCGGGTCCGGGCGGCTTCGCTGCAGGCCTCGACCAGCGCGTCATCCTCCATCGCCCGTTGCATCTGTTCGGCGCAGCTCTGCGTGTCGGTGAAGTGGATGGCGGCAGCACCCGCGACCCACCTGTTGTAGGGATTGTCGTGGGCGATCACCATGTTGCCGGCGGCCAGCGCCTCGACCAGCGACGGGTTGGTGCCGCCGACCGTGTGGCCATGCATATAGGCGCGCGCGTGGTAGCGGAGCGCCTTCACCGCCGCCTGGTCGTAGATGGCGCCCGGCAGGACCACCGAGGCGTTCGCCGCCTTGCGGACCGCGACGTGATAAGGAATCTGGTCGGACAGCGTGCCCAGCACCACCAGCTTCATGTCGCGCTTATGGCTGCAGAAGGCTTCGACGATCGGCAGGATGTTGTTGTCGGGCTCGATGCGCGCGATCGAGATCAGGTATTTTCCGGGTTCGAGGCCGAGCGCGCGCACCGGCGCCTCGGGTGCCGATGTCACCGGGTCGGCGCCATAGGTGATGGTGGTGATGGCGTTGCGCGGCCGGCGCGTCGCCAGGTGATCGGCGATGACCGGATGGTCAGCCACCAGCCGGTGCGAGGCCCAGGCGCCGATCCACTCATTGAGCCAGAACCATGTGCGCGCGGCGCGCCCCCATTTGGGGCGGCGCCACTCGATGCCGTCCATATTGGTGATGATCTTGCGCCGCATCAGCCTGAGCCAGGTCAGGAAGACCGCGCCATTATAGCCGAGCACCAGGCAGACGCCGGGCCGGCGCGCGGCGTCGAGCACGCATTGCCAGTCGAATTCCAATGTCGCGCGCGGGCCTTTCGAGGCGACCTGGATGTGGATGAGGTCGATGCCGTTCCAGGTTTCGGTGCGCACTCTCTGGTCGACACGCGCGACCTCTTCCTGGCAATAGACGCCGACCTTCCAGCCGCGCCCGACCAGAAAAAGCGCCAGCTTCTCGGCGAAGGTTTCAAAGCCGCCATGGGCGGCAGGAATGCCGCGCGTTCCCAGGATCAGGATGGCAGGCTGTTCCGATTTCATGACTGCTGGCACTTTCAAGTCCGCCCGTTCCGCGATGCGCGGCTGTCCCATTTCAACCGCCGCCTTGCAAGATGCCTGCCAGGCCCGATTCCAGCCATTGTCGCATCCAGGTTGTAAAATATTTCTTCCAAACGCGCGGGTTGTTTCATTATCGGTCAACCTTCCCAACGTATTTGTATCGAAACGAGGCAATGCCGGGGCTTGTTGACCCGCAAACGGATATATTAGCCCGGCACAATGCTTGCAAATGGACTTCTGCGCGCCAGAATCGGCGGAGGGCGTGCAGCATCGGTGTGGTGATCCGGATCTAACTCCGTTTCACGACCACACTGACAACGAGGGAAGTCCAAAGGGGTGTTGGCTTGAAGTTTCCGGCCGCCGATAGCGTCAGGCGGCGGGCTCGTCTCACCACCCTGGCAGAAAGATGAAGATGCGGATTGCCTGCATCCACCAGGGCTACGAACTCTACGGCTCCGACCGCAGCTTTGCGGAGAGCGTGGCGGCGTTGCGCGCCGCGTTTCCGTCGGCCGACATCGAAGTGGTGTTGCCGCGCAGCGGACCGATCGTCGACATCCTGCAACCGCATGCCAGCCGCATCGTCTTCGAGTCGCTCTGGGTGCTGCGCCGCCAGGCGATGCTGCGACTGGCGACCATCGAGATGGCACGGCTGCCGGTCGCGCTATGGCGGGCATGGCGGCGGCTCAGCGATTGCGACCTCGTCTATGTCAACACCTCGATCGTCGCCGATTACGCGCTGGCCTCGCGCCTGCTGCCCACGAAGGCGCTGCTGCACATCCACGAAATTCCCGAAGGCGTGCTGCGCCGGATCCTTGTCGGGCTGATGCACTGGAGCCATGCCGACCTCATCTTCAACTCGAAAGCAACGCGCGCCACATTCGGCGAGCCCAGATCGGCGCGCTCCTACGTCGTCTATAATGGCGTTGCCGGTCCGGCGGCGGCGGAGGCCATGACCTATGACGGCAAGCGCCCGCTGCGCGTGCTGCTG
Protein-coding regions in this window:
- a CDS encoding DUF1972 domain-containing protein is translated as MKSEQPAILILGTRGIPAAHGGFETFAEKLALFLVGRGWKVGVYCQEEVARVDQRVRTETWNGIDLIHIQVASKGPRATLEFDWQCVLDAARRPGVCLVLGYNGAVFLTWLRLMRRKIITNMDGIEWRRPKWGRAARTWFWLNEWIGAWASHRLVADHPVIADHLATRRPRNAITTITYGADPVTSAPEAPVRALGLEPGKYLISIARIEPDNNILPIVEAFCSHKRDMKLVVLGTLSDQIPYHVAVRKAANASVVLPGAIYDQAAVKALRYHARAYMHGHTVGGTNPSLVEALAAGNMVIAHDNPYNRWVAGAAAIHFTDTQSCAEQMQRAMEDDALVEACSEAARTRAREAFRWDDVLLAYENEAYRLLGVTSARTAAIDRPSPGAV